One genomic region from Entelurus aequoreus isolate RoL-2023_Sb linkage group LG14, RoL_Eaeq_v1.1, whole genome shotgun sequence encodes:
- the LOC133665474 gene encoding protein arginine N-methyltransferase 5-like isoform X1 → MASGSTGTRVSCGRDLNCVPEVADTLAAVAKLGFDFVCMPLFHPRFRREFELDPAKSRPGAHTRSDLLLCGRDWNTLVVGKQSPWIDTDSEIETVRRNSEAALAQELHFSAYLGVPVFMIPLNGPHKANLARVLLNHIQSGHHTTNFWIRVPLLAPEDMREDLIENEPIKCDDETTVDEKTWNWWHSLRTLCDYNKRVCLAIEVGADMPSETVIDKWLGEPIKAAVLPTSIFLTNKKGFPVLSKAHQRIIVRLFKLEAQFIFTGTSRHTDKDFRSYLQYLEYISQNRPAPNSYELFAKGYEDYLQSPLQPLMDNLESQTYEVFEKDPIKYSQYQQAVYKCLLDRVPEEQKDTNVQVLMVLGAGRGPLVNASLRAAKQADRKLKVYAVEKNPNAVITLENWRFEEWGDQVSVVSSDMRNWVAPEKADIIVSELLGSFGDNELSPECLDGAQHFLKEDGVSIPCSYTSFLAPLSSSKLYNEVRGCRERDKDPECHFEMPYVVRLHNFHQLAEPKACFTFTHPNKEMNNNRYQCLRFSVGCNTVLHGFAGYFETTLYKDVTLSKSASRGLRCSFTTPFLLCVCVLSLGIKPDTHSPGMFSWFPILFPLKQPITVSRDDDVTIRFWRCNNGKKVWYEWAVTEPTCSAIHNPAGRSYTIGL, encoded by the exons ATGGCGTCCGGCAGTACGGGCACCAGGGTGTCCTGTGGAAGAGATTTAAATTGCGTGCCGGAGGTCGCCGACACATTGGCAGCGGTCGCCAAACTCGG GTTTGACTTCGTGTGCATGCCCCTCTTCCACCCGAGGTTCAGGAGGGAGTTTGAGCTGGATCCCGCTAAATCTCGACCCGGTGCCCATACACGGTCCGACCTGCTGCTGTGTGGACGAG ACTGGAATACTCTTGTTGTTGGCAAGCAGTCACCATGGATCGACACGGATTCGGAAATCGAGACCGTACGCAGAAACTCTGAAGCA GCTCTGGCACAGGAGCTCCACTTCTCTGCCTACTTGGGTGTGCCCGTCTTCATGATCCCTCTGAATGGACCTCATAAAGCCAACCTAGCACGTGTGTTGCTTAACCACATCCAGTCAGGACACCACACCACAAAT TTTTGGATTCGAGTTCCACTTCTGGCTCCTGAAGACATGCGGGAGGATCTGATCGAGAACGAGCCCATCAAGTGTGATGATGAGACAACTGTGGATGAGAAGACTTGGAACTG GTGGCACTCATTGAGAACGCTCTGTGACTACAACAAGAGGGTCTGTCTAG CCATtgaagttggagcggacatgccTTCAGAAACTGTGATCGACAAATGGCTTGGGGAGCCAATCAAAGCAGCCGTTCTTCCCACCAGCATCTTCTTGACCAACAAGAAGGGCTTCCCGGTTTTGTCCAAAGCTCACCAGCGAATAATTGTCCGACTTTTTAAG TTGGAGGCACAATTCATCTTTACAGGCACAAGTCGCCACACTGACAAGGACTTCCGTTCGTATCTGCAATACTTGGAATACATCAGTCAGAACCGGCCCGCACCGAATTCCTACGAGCTCTTCGCCAAAGGTTATGAAGACTACCTCCAGTCTCCGCTACAG CCCCTAATGGATAACCTGGAGTCGCAGACATACGAAGTGTTTGAGAAGGATCCTATTAAATATTCACAGTACCAACAG GCTGTGTATAAATGCCTGCTTGATCGAGTCCCAGAAGAACAGAAAGACACCAATGTTCA AGTACTGATGGTGTTGGGGGCAGGCAGGGGTCCCCTGGTCAATGCCTCGCTGCGTGCTGCCAAGCAGGCGGACAGAAAGCTGAAAGTGTACGCTGTGGAGAAGAACCCCAATGCTGTTATCAC GCTAGAAAACTGGCGCTTTGAGGAGTGGGGCGATCAGGTGTCCGTGGTGTCGTCCGACATGCGCAATTGGGTGGCTCCCGAGAAGGCGGACATCATTGTCAGCGAGCTGCTGGGATCCTTTGGTGACAATGAACTGTCACCAGAGTGCTTGGATGGAGCGCAGCACTTTCTCAAAG AGGATGGCGTGAGCATTCCCTGCTCCTACACCTCCTTCCTGGCCCCCTTGTCCTCCTCCAAGCTCTACAACGAAGTCCGAGGCTGCCGGGAGCGCGACAAAGATCCCGAGTGCCATTTCGAAATGCCCTACGTGGTGCGCCTCCACAACTTCCACCAGCTGGCAGAGCCCAAAGCGTGCTTCACCTTCACACACCCCAATAAAG AAATGAACAATAATCGTTACCAGTGCCTGAGGTTCTCAGTGGGTTGTAACACGGTGCTCCATGGCTTTGCCGGCTACTTTGAGACCACGCTCTACAAGGACGTCACACTCAGTAAGTCTGCTTCAAGAGGACTACGGTGCAGTTTCACCACTCcttttttattgtgtgtttgtgttctctCTCTAGGCATAAAACCTGACACGCATTCACCCGGAATGTTTTCCTGGTTCCCCATTCTTTTCCCCCTCAAA CAACCCATCACAGTGTCTCGTGATGATGATGTCACAATACGATTCTGGCGCTGCAACAACGGGAAGAAGGTGTGGTACGAATGGGCCGTGACCGAGCCCACCTGCTCCGCCATCCACAACCCTGCGGGGCGCTCCTACACCATCGGCCTGTGA
- the LOC133665474 gene encoding protein arginine N-methyltransferase 5-like isoform X2: protein MASGSTGTRVSCGRDLNCVPEVADTLAAVAKLGFDFVCMPLFHPRFRREFELDPAKSRPGAHTRSDLLLCGRDWNTLVVGKQSPWIDTDSEIETVRRNSEAALAQELHFSAYLGVPVFMIPLNGPHKANLARVLLNHIQSGHHTTNFWIRVPLLAPEDMREDLIENEPIKCDDETTVDEKTWNWWHSLRTLCDYNKRVCLAIEVGADMPSETVIDKWLGEPIKAAVLPTSIFLTNKKGFPVLSKAHQRIIVRLFKLEAQFIFTGTSRHTDKDFRSYLQYLEYISQNRPAPNSYELFAKGYEDYLQSPLQPLMDNLESQTYEVFEKDPIKYSQYQQAVYKCLLDRVPEEQKDTNVQVLMVLGAGRGPLVNASLRAAKQADRKLKVYAVEKNPNAVITLENWRFEEWGDQVSVVSSDMRNWVAPEKADIIVSELLGSFGDNELSPECLDGAQHFLKEDGVSIPCSYTSFLAPLSSSKLYNEVRGCRERDKDPECHFEMPYVVRLHNFHQLAEPKACFTFTHPNKEMNNNRYQCLRFSVGCNTVLHGFAGYFETTLYKDVTLSIKPDTHSPGMFSWFPILFPLKQPITVSRDDDVTIRFWRCNNGKKVWYEWAVTEPTCSAIHNPAGRSYTIGL, encoded by the exons ATGGCGTCCGGCAGTACGGGCACCAGGGTGTCCTGTGGAAGAGATTTAAATTGCGTGCCGGAGGTCGCCGACACATTGGCAGCGGTCGCCAAACTCGG GTTTGACTTCGTGTGCATGCCCCTCTTCCACCCGAGGTTCAGGAGGGAGTTTGAGCTGGATCCCGCTAAATCTCGACCCGGTGCCCATACACGGTCCGACCTGCTGCTGTGTGGACGAG ACTGGAATACTCTTGTTGTTGGCAAGCAGTCACCATGGATCGACACGGATTCGGAAATCGAGACCGTACGCAGAAACTCTGAAGCA GCTCTGGCACAGGAGCTCCACTTCTCTGCCTACTTGGGTGTGCCCGTCTTCATGATCCCTCTGAATGGACCTCATAAAGCCAACCTAGCACGTGTGTTGCTTAACCACATCCAGTCAGGACACCACACCACAAAT TTTTGGATTCGAGTTCCACTTCTGGCTCCTGAAGACATGCGGGAGGATCTGATCGAGAACGAGCCCATCAAGTGTGATGATGAGACAACTGTGGATGAGAAGACTTGGAACTG GTGGCACTCATTGAGAACGCTCTGTGACTACAACAAGAGGGTCTGTCTAG CCATtgaagttggagcggacatgccTTCAGAAACTGTGATCGACAAATGGCTTGGGGAGCCAATCAAAGCAGCCGTTCTTCCCACCAGCATCTTCTTGACCAACAAGAAGGGCTTCCCGGTTTTGTCCAAAGCTCACCAGCGAATAATTGTCCGACTTTTTAAG TTGGAGGCACAATTCATCTTTACAGGCACAAGTCGCCACACTGACAAGGACTTCCGTTCGTATCTGCAATACTTGGAATACATCAGTCAGAACCGGCCCGCACCGAATTCCTACGAGCTCTTCGCCAAAGGTTATGAAGACTACCTCCAGTCTCCGCTACAG CCCCTAATGGATAACCTGGAGTCGCAGACATACGAAGTGTTTGAGAAGGATCCTATTAAATATTCACAGTACCAACAG GCTGTGTATAAATGCCTGCTTGATCGAGTCCCAGAAGAACAGAAAGACACCAATGTTCA AGTACTGATGGTGTTGGGGGCAGGCAGGGGTCCCCTGGTCAATGCCTCGCTGCGTGCTGCCAAGCAGGCGGACAGAAAGCTGAAAGTGTACGCTGTGGAGAAGAACCCCAATGCTGTTATCAC GCTAGAAAACTGGCGCTTTGAGGAGTGGGGCGATCAGGTGTCCGTGGTGTCGTCCGACATGCGCAATTGGGTGGCTCCCGAGAAGGCGGACATCATTGTCAGCGAGCTGCTGGGATCCTTTGGTGACAATGAACTGTCACCAGAGTGCTTGGATGGAGCGCAGCACTTTCTCAAAG AGGATGGCGTGAGCATTCCCTGCTCCTACACCTCCTTCCTGGCCCCCTTGTCCTCCTCCAAGCTCTACAACGAAGTCCGAGGCTGCCGGGAGCGCGACAAAGATCCCGAGTGCCATTTCGAAATGCCCTACGTGGTGCGCCTCCACAACTTCCACCAGCTGGCAGAGCCCAAAGCGTGCTTCACCTTCACACACCCCAATAAAG AAATGAACAATAATCGTTACCAGTGCCTGAGGTTCTCAGTGGGTTGTAACACGGTGCTCCATGGCTTTGCCGGCTACTTTGAGACCACGCTCTACAAGGACGTCACACTCA GCATAAAACCTGACACGCATTCACCCGGAATGTTTTCCTGGTTCCCCATTCTTTTCCCCCTCAAA CAACCCATCACAGTGTCTCGTGATGATGATGTCACAATACGATTCTGGCGCTGCAACAACGGGAAGAAGGTGTGGTACGAATGGGCCGTGACCGAGCCCACCTGCTCCGCCATCCACAACCCTGCGGGGCGCTCCTACACCATCGGCCTGTGA